A region of Bradyrhizobium sp. SZCCHNS1050 DNA encodes the following proteins:
- a CDS encoding ABC transporter substrate-binding protein: MKRRDFLKSVSGLAAGAALPMAPAIMSSAKADARSETLLIVSEGGPNNLDIHGVGTNVPGYEVSWNCYDRLISHEMKSGPGGVPYYDRDKFKPELAEDMTIGDMSATFKLRKNAKFHDGTPVTAKDVKWSLDRAVSVGGFPTFQMSAGSLTKTEQFVIVDDHTLRVDFLKKDRLTIPDLAVIVPCVVNSELVKKNATDKDPWGLEYTKQQTAGSGAYKVTKWTAGTEVIMERNDDWVCGPLPKIKRVIWRMVPQAGNRRALLERGDADISYELPNKDFQEMKSNGKHTVISLPISNGIQYIGMNVTKPPFDNPKVRQALAYAMPYQKIIDAVMFGLANPMFGAPADKATEVAWPQPTKYFTDMEKAKALLAEAGYPNGFETTISFDLNFAQVNEPLCVLVQESLAQLGIKTTINKVPGANWRTELNKKEMPLFTNIFSGWLDYPEYFFYWCYHGNNSVFNTMSYKSPEMDKLINGARDAAAAGDKATYDADVKGFVDLAFAEVPRIPLYQPFVNVAMQKNISGYQYWFHRRLDYRALVKG; encoded by the coding sequence ATGAAGCGTCGCGATTTTCTGAAATCCGTGTCCGGTCTGGCTGCGGGGGCGGCGCTGCCAATGGCGCCGGCCATCATGTCTTCCGCCAAGGCCGACGCGCGGTCCGAGACGCTGCTGATCGTGTCCGAAGGCGGTCCCAACAACCTCGACATCCACGGCGTCGGCACCAACGTGCCGGGCTACGAGGTGTCCTGGAACTGCTATGACCGCCTGATCAGCCACGAGATGAAGAGCGGCCCGGGCGGGGTGCCGTACTACGACCGCGACAAGTTCAAGCCCGAACTCGCCGAGGACATGACCATCGGCGACATGTCCGCCACCTTCAAGCTGCGCAAGAACGCCAAATTCCACGACGGCACGCCGGTCACGGCCAAGGACGTGAAGTGGTCGCTCGATCGTGCCGTCAGCGTCGGTGGCTTCCCGACCTTCCAGATGAGCGCCGGCTCGCTGACCAAGACCGAGCAGTTCGTCATCGTCGATGACCACACCCTGCGCGTCGACTTTCTGAAGAAGGACCGCCTGACGATCCCCGATCTCGCCGTCATCGTCCCCTGCGTGGTCAACTCGGAGCTCGTGAAGAAGAACGCGACCGACAAAGACCCGTGGGGGCTCGAATATACCAAGCAGCAGACCGCTGGTTCCGGCGCCTACAAGGTGACGAAGTGGACCGCCGGTACCGAAGTGATCATGGAGCGCAACGACGACTGGGTGTGCGGTCCGCTGCCGAAAATCAAGCGTGTGATCTGGCGCATGGTGCCGCAGGCCGGCAACCGGCGCGCGCTGCTCGAGCGCGGGGATGCCGACATCTCCTATGAGCTGCCGAACAAGGACTTCCAGGAGATGAAGTCGAACGGCAAGCATACCGTGATCTCGCTGCCGATCTCGAACGGCATCCAGTATATCGGCATGAACGTCACCAAGCCGCCGTTCGACAATCCCAAGGTCCGGCAGGCGCTCGCCTATGCAATGCCCTATCAGAAGATCATCGATGCCGTGATGTTCGGCCTTGCCAATCCGATGTTCGGTGCGCCGGCGGATAAGGCGACCGAGGTGGCGTGGCCGCAGCCGACCAAGTACTTCACCGACATGGAGAAGGCAAAAGCGCTGCTGGCGGAAGCCGGCTACCCCAACGGCTTCGAAACCACGATCTCCTTCGATCTCAATTTCGCACAGGTCAACGAGCCCTTGTGCGTGTTGGTGCAGGAGAGCCTCGCCCAGCTCGGCATCAAGACCACCATCAACAAGGTGCCCGGCGCGAACTGGCGCACCGAGCTGAACAAGAAGGAGATGCCGCTCTTCACCAACATCTTCTCGGGCTGGCTCGATTACCCCGAATACTTCTTCTACTGGTGCTATCACGGCAACAATTCCGTGTTCAACACGATGAGCTACAAGTCGCCCGAGATGGACAAGCTCATCAACGGCGCGCGTGACGCCGCCGCGGCCGGGGACAAGGCGACGTACGATGCCGACGTGAAGGGCTTCGTCGATCTCGCCTTCGCCG
- a CDS encoding aminoglycoside phosphotransferase family protein, protein MTLPPVADGAQLRRLRADVTRWLPAARDIARGHGYDDARLVPFAAGTNLVLALNDGLILKVFPPFHRGKFQSERAALRVLAGGVGDVRTPDLRHEGERDGWCYLIMTRLGGMPASDVWRQLPEWDKQLLLRQVGRLIAAVQRVPPGELLALGPRWSDFLRMQMAGCHARHQRLGLPPTLLAGLDDLLREAAALLPQDPPPVILTGEYIPENLLVTRSGDGWQLSGLFDFGDVMTGFGEYDLLGPSAFMAAGHPGRVRALFDGYGFALEDIDRQLKRRLLVLLLLHQYSDPLRHICIPDWPAKVRDFDELQALIWPE, encoded by the coding sequence ATGACGTTGCCACCGGTCGCCGATGGCGCGCAGCTCCGGCGCCTCCGTGCCGACGTGACGCGCTGGCTGCCGGCTGCACGCGATATTGCGCGCGGCCATGGCTACGACGACGCGCGGCTGGTTCCGTTCGCGGCGGGCACCAATCTGGTCCTCGCGCTGAACGACGGACTGATCCTGAAGGTCTTCCCGCCGTTTCATCGCGGCAAGTTTCAGTCCGAGCGGGCGGCCTTGCGCGTGCTCGCCGGTGGCGTCGGCGACGTCCGTACCCCCGACCTTCGACACGAAGGGGAGCGCGACGGCTGGTGCTATCTGATCATGACCAGGCTCGGCGGCATGCCTGCTTCGGATGTGTGGCGGCAACTCCCGGAGTGGGACAAGCAGCTCTTGCTCAGGCAGGTCGGTCGTCTGATCGCCGCCGTGCAGCGGGTCCCGCCTGGCGAGCTGCTGGCGCTCGGTCCGCGCTGGTCGGATTTCTTGCGGATGCAGATGGCCGGATGTCATGCACGCCATCAGCGGCTCGGCTTGCCGCCGACGCTTCTCGCCGGGCTGGACGATCTCCTGCGCGAGGCCGCAGCACTGCTGCCGCAGGATCCGCCGCCGGTCATCCTGACCGGTGAATACATTCCGGAGAACTTACTCGTCACGCGCAGCGGTGATGGCTGGCAGCTGAGCGGGCTGTTCGACTTCGGCGACGTCATGACCGGTTTTGGCGAGTATGATCTGCTCGGGCCGAGCGCCTTCATGGCAGCGGGTCATCCCGGGCGCGTGCGTGCCTTGTTCGACGGCTACGGATTTGCGCTGGAGGACATCGACCGGCAGCTGAAGCGACGGCTGCTGGTCCTGCTGTTGCTGCACCAGTACAGCGATCCGCTCCGCCACATCTGCATTCCGGATTGGCCGGCCAAGGTCCGCGACTTCGACGAGCTGCAGGCGCTGATCTGGCCGGAGTGA
- the ugpB gene encoding sn-glycerol-3-phosphate ABC transporter substrate-binding protein UgpB, with the protein MTVLLRSVSFAILLWTVVGASTAKAATEIVWWHAMSGELGRQVDRLAADFNASQSDYRIVPSYKGSYTETVTAAIFAFRSRSQPAIVQVNEIATATMTAAKGAIYPVYELMRDEQESFSPSAYLPAIAGTYADADGNMLSFPFNASTPILYYNKDQFRAAGLDPGVAPKTWSELGKAARRLRDNGVACGFTTSWPAWINVENFSAFHNLPIATRANGFAGLDAVLTFNNPQVTRHIAQLAEWQKSKVFDYGGRGQAAEPRFQKGECGIFIGSSATRADIKANSKFEVGYGMMPYWPDVAAAPQNSIIGGATLWVLRDRPAAEYKGVAKFFVYLSRPDVQAAWHQNTGYLPITQAAFDLTRAQGFYDRNPGAAISIEQVTLNPPTENSRGLRLGSFVLIRDAIEDEMEQAFSGRKPAQAALDAAVDRGNRLLRQFERASPDR; encoded by the coding sequence GTGACGGTCCTTCTGCGTTCTGTTTCGTTTGCAATCCTGCTCTGGACGGTTGTTGGCGCAAGCACGGCCAAGGCCGCGACCGAGATCGTGTGGTGGCATGCGATGTCGGGCGAGCTCGGCAGGCAGGTCGACAGGCTGGCGGCCGACTTCAACGCGTCGCAGTCCGACTACCGCATCGTGCCGAGCTACAAGGGCAGCTATACGGAGACCGTGACGGCGGCCATCTTCGCGTTCCGCTCGCGCAGCCAGCCGGCGATCGTGCAGGTCAATGAGATCGCGACCGCGACGATGACGGCGGCCAAGGGCGCGATCTATCCCGTTTACGAGTTGATGCGCGACGAGCAGGAGAGCTTTTCGCCGTCGGCCTATCTGCCCGCGATCGCCGGCACCTATGCCGACGCCGACGGCAACATGCTGTCGTTTCCGTTCAACGCCTCCACGCCCATCCTCTACTACAACAAGGATCAGTTTCGCGCGGCCGGGCTCGATCCGGGCGTGGCGCCGAAGACCTGGTCCGAGCTCGGCAAGGCTGCCCGGCGGCTGCGCGACAACGGCGTCGCCTGCGGCTTCACGACGTCGTGGCCGGCCTGGATCAACGTGGAGAATTTCTCGGCCTTCCACAATCTGCCGATCGCCACGCGGGCCAACGGCTTTGCCGGACTGGACGCCGTGCTGACGTTCAACAATCCGCAGGTCACGCGGCACATCGCCCAGCTCGCGGAATGGCAGAAGAGCAAGGTGTTCGACTATGGCGGCCGCGGTCAGGCTGCCGAGCCGCGTTTCCAGAAGGGCGAGTGCGGCATCTTCATCGGCTCCTCGGCAACGCGCGCCGACATCAAGGCGAATTCGAAGTTCGAGGTCGGCTACGGCATGATGCCGTACTGGCCTGACGTTGCGGCCGCGCCGCAGAATTCGATCATCGGCGGCGCGACGTTGTGGGTGCTCCGCGACCGTCCCGCGGCCGAGTACAAGGGCGTGGCCAAGTTCTTCGTCTATCTGTCGCGGCCCGATGTTCAGGCCGCTTGGCACCAGAATACGGGCTATTTGCCGATCACGCAGGCGGCCTTCGATCTGACGCGCGCGCAGGGCTTCTACGACCGCAATCCAGGAGCCGCGATCTCGATCGAGCAGGTGACGCTCAACCCACCCACGGAGAATTCGCGCGGACTGCGGCTCGGCTCGTTCGTGCTGATCCGTGATGCCATCGAGGACGAGATGGAGCAGGCCTTCAGCGGCCGCAAACCGGCGCAGGCGGCGCTCGATGCCGCCGTCGACCGCGGCAACCGTCTGCTGCGCCAGTTCGAGCGCGCGAGCCCGGATCGCTGA
- a CDS encoding ATP-binding protein, protein MRWRILSIAALNSAVVIVLAALIWNGATVLGTAWDDVRQVRESDKVLALLESETSRLQNLIHRYINQPSPELFAEILLLREAVLGTLTTRASTDPMLSGSVEELERVTVRFLDGFGELRSLQGTISKTYDEEVLGPARDIAGLYSVIEGATGHRDAQIWPSLGKSREAFTAMLVAANSYYLSLAPASAEDARRNTETIEKTIPVMSSLADNDLQRLALQRLSARTAALRAGFSKLTDQLTNRTELLRNTIDASQAETIGAIDGLSVKMRQHEQKAQATFDRTLKDISRRVLSIAVIFLGVILSAGVLIALSIRLPLQQIMASMRAIMLGDYDREVQGTEARDEVGAMARAVETFRENAIAKRKTEDELRTAKEKAESALLELNAAQRNLIDAERLAALGGLVAGVAHEVNNPIGISLTVASSFARRVEMFEAALRSPEGGLRRSQLEEFVRSSRDASEQLVANLQRAGELIQSFKQVAVDRSHAERRAFVLSEATDQIITSLKPVLKRAPITLAVDVPEGLFIDGYPGFYGQILTNLFLNAVNHAFADGRAGTISITARPRGADDIEIIFADNGAGMPPDVQRQAFDPFFTTRRNEGGTGLGLHIVYNLVTQQLGGRMMLESREGQGTTFRIIMPRVAKGGAETAMGDGTTQWPNRTMSSN, encoded by the coding sequence ATTCGCTGGCGCATCCTCTCGATCGCCGCGCTCAACTCGGCTGTCGTCATCGTTCTGGCGGCGCTGATCTGGAACGGCGCGACGGTGCTGGGCACGGCCTGGGACGACGTTCGCCAGGTCCGGGAATCCGACAAGGTGCTGGCCCTGCTCGAAAGCGAGACGAGCCGGCTGCAGAACCTCATTCATCGCTACATCAATCAGCCGAGCCCGGAGCTGTTCGCCGAGATCCTGCTGCTGCGCGAGGCCGTGCTCGGGACGCTCACGACGCGCGCCTCGACCGACCCGATGCTGTCGGGGTCGGTCGAGGAGCTGGAGCGCGTCACCGTGCGTTTCCTGGACGGCTTCGGCGAGCTGCGCAGTCTGCAGGGGACGATCTCCAAGACCTATGACGAAGAGGTTCTCGGCCCCGCCCGCGACATCGCCGGGCTCTATTCGGTGATCGAAGGCGCGACCGGCCATCGCGACGCGCAGATCTGGCCGTCACTCGGCAAGTCGCGCGAGGCCTTCACCGCCATGCTGGTCGCGGCCAACTCCTACTACCTGTCGCTCGCGCCCGCCTCCGCCGAGGACGCGCGCCGCAACACGGAGACGATCGAGAAGACCATTCCGGTGATGTCGAGCCTTGCGGACAATGATCTGCAGCGGCTGGCGCTGCAGCGGCTGTCGGCCCGGACCGCGGCGCTGCGCGCGGGATTCTCCAAGCTCACCGATCAGCTCACCAACCGCACCGAACTGCTGCGCAACACCATCGATGCGAGCCAGGCCGAAACCATCGGCGCCATCGACGGCCTGTCGGTGAAGATGCGCCAGCACGAGCAGAAGGCGCAGGCGACGTTCGATCGGACGTTGAAGGACATCTCGCGCCGCGTCCTCTCGATCGCGGTGATCTTCCTGGGAGTCATCCTGTCCGCGGGCGTGCTGATCGCCTTGTCGATCCGGCTGCCGCTGCAGCAGATCATGGCCTCGATGCGCGCAATCATGCTGGGCGACTACGACCGCGAGGTCCAGGGCACCGAGGCGCGCGACGAGGTCGGCGCGATGGCCCGCGCCGTCGAGACCTTCCGCGAGAACGCGATCGCCAAGCGCAAGACCGAGGACGAGTTGCGCACCGCGAAGGAAAAGGCCGAGAGCGCGCTGCTCGAGCTCAATGCCGCGCAACGGAATCTCATCGATGCCGAGCGGCTGGCGGCGCTGGGCGGGCTGGTCGCCGGCGTCGCCCACGAGGTGAACAACCCGATCGGCATCAGCCTGACGGTGGCCTCCAGCTTCGCACGCCGCGTCGAGATGTTCGAGGCCGCGCTGCGGTCGCCCGAAGGCGGCCTGCGCCGGTCGCAACTGGAGGAGTTCGTGCGTTCGTCGCGCGATGCGTCCGAGCAACTGGTCGCCAACCTGCAGCGCGCCGGCGAGTTGATCCAGTCGTTCAAGCAGGTCGCGGTCGACCGCTCCCATGCGGAGCGACGGGCCTTTGTCCTGAGCGAGGCGACCGATCAGATCATCACCAGCCTCAAGCCGGTGCTCAAGCGCGCGCCGATCACGCTGGCGGTCGATGTCCCCGAGGGGCTTTTCATCGACGGCTATCCCGGGTTCTACGGTCAGATTCTCACCAACCTGTTCCTCAACGCCGTCAACCACGCCTTTGCCGACGGCCGCGCGGGCACCATCTCGATCACGGCGCGGCCGCGCGGCGCGGATGACATCGAGATCATTTTCGCCGATAACGGGGCCGGCATGCCCCCCGACGTGCAGCGCCAGGCCTTCGATCCGTTCTTCACGACACGCCGCAACGAAGGGGGAACGGGTCTCGGGCTGCATATCGTCTACAATCTGGTGACGCAGCAGCTCGGTGGCCGCATGATGCTGGAATCCCGCGAGGGACAAGGCACCACCTTTCGGATTATCATGCCGCGGGTCGCCAAGGGCGGCGCCGAGACAGCAATGGGTGACGGAACGACGCAATGGCCGAACAGGACGATGTCCTCCAACTGA
- a CDS encoding DUF3369 domain-containing protein: MAEQDDVLQLIEDTGFDEDDGSARKWKIAVIDDDHAVHEGTRFALSDYSLNGQGLEILSAYSAAEGRALMREHTDIAAVLLDVIMETDVAGLELVEYIRNEIKNETVRIILRTGQPGQAPERRVIVQYDINDYKAKTELTADKLFTSLTAALRSYQQLERMVQTRRGLEIIIDAASTLYDFKSMQRLAEGVLTQIASLLNVDCAGILVLRDDGSQTDDFSVLAGSGCYSRFSGAVTSRSLDPDLRDMVEAAFRQRSNEFADHRTVLYVRTGSGREVVVLLQAERPLSETDRSLVEIFSSRLSIAFDNVILYQQLHEANTQLEDRVAQRTRALMQANRRLSAQWLRLQRANGFKNEILGTVAHDLKNPLGVILGRTEMLTELIATGASADGITSQVGHIRDAARRLTSMVDHLISDAMADAFDITIRREPVDIAALVHEVVEANQPLALNKQQVIAVSAPPHLSTMCDIDRIREAIDNLLSNAIKYSPIGGRITVNAADDGDNTIIAVTDQGAGLSPEDLGRLFGRFQRLSAKPTAGESSTGLGLSIVKRIVDMHGGEVTARSEGPGSGSTFTITLPAAELS; this comes from the coding sequence ATGGCCGAACAGGACGATGTCCTCCAACTGATCGAGGATACCGGTTTCGACGAGGACGACGGTTCGGCCCGGAAATGGAAGATCGCCGTCATCGACGACGACCATGCCGTGCACGAGGGCACCCGCTTTGCGCTGTCGGATTACAGCCTGAACGGCCAGGGGCTCGAAATCCTGTCCGCCTATTCGGCGGCCGAAGGCCGCGCGCTGATGCGGGAGCACACCGACATCGCGGCCGTGCTGCTCGACGTCATCATGGAGACCGACGTCGCCGGGCTCGAGCTCGTCGAATACATCCGCAACGAGATCAAGAACGAGACCGTCCGCATCATCCTGCGGACCGGGCAGCCGGGCCAGGCGCCGGAGCGGCGCGTCATCGTCCAGTACGACATCAACGACTACAAGGCCAAGACCGAGCTCACCGCCGACAAGCTGTTCACCTCGCTGACGGCAGCGCTGCGCAGCTACCAGCAGCTCGAGCGCATGGTGCAGACCCGCCGCGGCCTCGAGATCATCATCGACGCCGCGTCGACGCTGTATGATTTCAAGTCGATGCAGCGGCTGGCCGAGGGCGTGCTGACCCAGATCGCGTCGCTGCTGAACGTGGATTGCGCGGGGATCCTGGTGCTGCGCGACGACGGCAGCCAGACCGACGATTTTTCGGTGCTGGCCGGCTCCGGCTGCTACAGCCGCTTCTCCGGCGCCGTCACCTCGCGCTCGCTCGATCCGGATCTGCGCGACATGGTCGAGGCCGCCTTCAGGCAGCGCAGCAACGAATTCGCAGACCACCGCACCGTGCTCTATGTCCGCACCGGCTCGGGGCGCGAAGTCGTGGTGCTGCTGCAGGCGGAGCGGCCGCTGTCCGAGACCGACCGTTCGCTGGTAGAGATCTTCTCCAGCCGGCTGTCGATCGCCTTCGACAACGTGATCCTGTATCAGCAGCTGCATGAGGCCAACACCCAGCTCGAGGACCGCGTCGCCCAGCGCACCCGCGCGCTGATGCAGGCCAACCGGCGGCTGTCGGCGCAATGGCTGCGGCTGCAGCGCGCCAACGGCTTCAAGAACGAGATTTTGGGCACCGTCGCCCACGACCTGAAGAATCCGCTCGGCGTCATCCTCGGCCGCACGGAGATGCTGACCGAGCTGATCGCGACCGGCGCCTCCGCCGACGGCATCACCAGCCAGGTCGGACATATCCGAGATGCTGCCAGGCGGCTGACGTCGATGGTCGACCACCTGATCTCGGATGCGATGGCCGACGCCTTCGACATCACCATCCGCCGTGAGCCGGTCGACATCGCTGCCCTGGTCCACGAGGTGGTCGAAGCCAACCAGCCGCTCGCGCTCAACAAGCAGCAGGTCATTGCCGTGTCGGCGCCGCCGCATCTGTCGACCATGTGCGACATCGACCGGATCCGCGAGGCGATCGACAACCTCCTGAGCAACGCGATCAAGTACAGCCCGATCGGTGGCAGGATCACCGTGAACGCCGCCGATGACGGCGACAACACCATCATCGCCGTCACCGACCAGGGCGCCGGGCTGTCGCCGGAGGATCTCGGCCGCCTGTTCGGCCGGTTCCAGCGGCTGTCGGCCAAACCGACCGCGGGCGAGAGCTCGACCGGGCTCGGCCTGTCGATTGTCAAACGCATCGTCGACATGCATGGTGGCGAGGTGACGGCCAGGAGCGAAGGGCCGGGATCCGGATCGACCTTCACCATCACACTGCCGGCGGCCGAATTGTCATGA
- a CDS encoding response regulator, with amino-acid sequence MSQSQHIIIVDDEAPAREMVGDYLKMHGFSVTLCDGGKSLRSAIETGPADLVVLDLNMPEEDGLSIIRDLKGRTNIPVIMLTATASPIDRVVGLELGADDYVAKPCELRELMARIRSVLRRSGPAKAAAAVTETAPAQAKDPQLVRFGTKWLDLDAQALRDDEGNEHPLTASEFGLLKVFAANPKRVLSRERLLELANARDAEAFDRAVDLRIMRIRRKIEPDPTKPAVIRTIRGGGYLFSPAGEKA; translated from the coding sequence ATGAGTCAGAGCCAGCACATCATCATCGTCGACGACGAGGCCCCTGCCCGCGAAATGGTGGGTGATTACCTCAAGATGCACGGCTTCAGCGTGACGCTGTGCGATGGCGGCAAGAGCCTGCGCAGCGCCATCGAGACCGGCCCCGCAGATCTCGTCGTGCTCGACCTCAACATGCCCGAAGAAGACGGCCTGTCGATCATTCGCGATCTCAAGGGCCGCACCAACATCCCGGTGATCATGCTGACGGCCACCGCCAGCCCGATCGACCGCGTGGTCGGGCTTGAGCTTGGCGCCGACGATTACGTCGCCAAGCCGTGCGAATTGCGCGAATTGATGGCCCGGATCCGCTCCGTGCTGCGCCGCAGCGGACCGGCCAAGGCTGCGGCGGCCGTCACGGAGACCGCTCCGGCCCAGGCCAAGGACCCGCAATTGGTGCGGTTCGGCACCAAATGGCTGGATCTCGATGCCCAGGCGCTGCGCGATGACGAAGGCAACGAGCACCCGCTGACGGCGTCCGAGTTCGGCCTGCTCAAAGTCTTCGCCGCCAACCCGAAGCGGGTGCTGTCGCGCGAGCGGCTGCTGGAGCTCGCCAATGCCCGCGATGCGGAGGCGTTCGATCGCGCCGTGGATCTTAGAATCATGCGCATCCGTCGCAAAATCGAGCCCGATCCGACCAAACCGGCCGTGATCCGGACCATTCGCGGCGGCGGCTACCTGTTCTCCCCGGCCGGCGAGAAGGCCTGA
- a CDS encoding sigma-70 family RNA polymerase sigma factor has product MQNVVAINSAASQGIIAAQATTDGMLLESIADGDRTAMHTLYARHNVRVYRFILRIVRDTTIAEDLVSQVFLDVWRTAKQFEGRSQVSTWLLSIARFKALTALRQRRFEDIDQDEVREIADDSDTPETSLERSTTSAILRACVAKLSPAHREIITLIYYHEKSVEEVGQIIGIPQSTVKTRMFYARKHLAELLRCAGVHSLAA; this is encoded by the coding sequence ATGCAGAACGTCGTTGCCATCAATTCCGCAGCCAGCCAGGGCATCATCGCCGCCCAGGCGACCACGGACGGCATGCTCCTGGAGAGCATTGCCGATGGCGATCGCACCGCGATGCACACGCTTTATGCGCGTCACAATGTGCGGGTCTATCGCTTCATCCTGCGCATCGTCCGCGACACCACGATCGCCGAGGACCTCGTCAGCCAGGTGTTCCTGGACGTCTGGCGCACCGCCAAGCAGTTCGAGGGCCGCTCGCAGGTCTCGACCTGGCTGCTGTCGATCGCCCGCTTCAAGGCGCTGACCGCGCTGCGCCAGCGCCGCTTCGAGGACATCGACCAGGACGAGGTGCGCGAGATCGCCGACGACTCCGACACCCCGGAGACCTCGCTCGAGCGCTCCACCACCAGCGCCATCCTGCGCGCCTGCGTCGCCAAGCTGTCGCCGGCGCATCGCGAGATCATCACCCTGATCTACTACCATGAGAAGTCGGTGGAGGAGGTCGGGCAGATCATCGGCATTCCGCAGAGCACGGTGAAGACGCGCATGTTCTATGCCCGCAAGCACCTGGCCGAGCTCCTGCGCTGTGCCGGCGTCCACAGCCTCGCCGCCTGA
- a CDS encoding cytochrome ubiquinol oxidase subunit I, with translation MFGLDAVELARAQFAFTVTFHIIFPAFSIGLASYLAVLEALWLWTGRDVYLNVFNYWLKIFAITFAMGVVSGIVMSYQFGTNWSVYSDKVGPVIGPLMAYEVLTAFFLEAGFLGVMLFGLKRVGPKLHFLATLMVAVGTLISAFWILSANSWMQTPAGYAVNADGQFVSVDWLAVIFNPSFPYRLVHMVLAAYLTTSLVVGAVGAWHLLRNPHLPGPRVMFSMAMWMAALVAPLQILVGDQHGLNTLEHQPVKIMAMEGHFESHKDGAPLYLFGWPDQAKGELKWALGIPKFGSLILKHQIDAPMAGLDTVPRQDWPPVPITFWSFRIMVGLGLLMLALGLFSLWERWRGRLYINRGLHRFAIAMGPAGFMAVMAGWITTETGRQPFTVYGLLRTTDSVSPLAAPAVGASLLAFIIVYFIIFAAGVLYILRLMAEPPHPGEPGPSSEQPVRTAGITPAAGVVQGVVGS, from the coding sequence ATGTTCGGTTTGGATGCGGTTGAGCTGGCGCGCGCGCAGTTCGCCTTCACGGTCACCTTCCACATCATCTTCCCCGCCTTCTCGATCGGGCTCGCGTCCTACCTCGCCGTGCTCGAGGCGCTGTGGCTGTGGACCGGCCGCGACGTCTATCTCAACGTCTTCAATTACTGGCTCAAGATCTTCGCCATTACCTTCGCCATGGGCGTCGTCTCCGGCATCGTGATGTCCTACCAGTTCGGCACCAACTGGTCGGTCTATTCCGACAAGGTCGGACCGGTGATCGGCCCGCTGATGGCCTATGAAGTGCTGACGGCGTTCTTCCTCGAGGCCGGCTTTCTCGGCGTCATGCTGTTCGGCCTGAAGCGCGTCGGCCCGAAGCTGCATTTCCTGGCCACCCTGATGGTCGCCGTGGGCACGCTGATCTCGGCATTCTGGATTCTCTCGGCCAATTCCTGGATGCAGACGCCGGCGGGCTATGCCGTCAACGCCGACGGCCAGTTCGTCTCGGTCGACTGGCTCGCAGTCATCTTCAATCCGTCCTTCCCCTACCGCCTCGTGCACATGGTGCTGGCGGCCTATCTCACCACCTCGCTCGTGGTCGGCGCGGTCGGCGCCTGGCATCTGCTGCGCAATCCGCATCTGCCGGGCCCGCGCGTGATGTTCTCGATGGCGATGTGGATGGCGGCGCTGGTGGCGCCGCTGCAGATCCTGGTCGGCGATCAGCACGGCCTCAACACGCTCGAACACCAGCCGGTGAAGATCATGGCCATGGAAGGCCATTTCGAGAGCCACAAGGACGGCGCGCCGCTATACCTGTTCGGCTGGCCCGACCAGGCCAAGGGCGAACTGAAATGGGCGCTCGGGATCCCCAAGTTCGGCTCGCTGATCCTCAAGCACCAGATCGACGCGCCGATGGCCGGGCTCGACACCGTGCCGCGGCAGGACTGGCCGCCGGTGCCGATCACCTTCTGGTCGTTCCGCATCATGGTCGGCCTGGGCCTGCTGATGCTGGCGCTCGGCCTGTTCAGCCTGTGGGAGCGCTGGCGCGGGCGGCTGTACATCAATCGCGGCCTGCACCGCTTCGCGATTGCGATGGGACCTGCGGGATTCATGGCCGTCATGGCCGGCTGGATCACCACCGAGACCGGCCGGCAGCCGTTCACCGTATACGGGCTGCTGCGCACCACCGATTCCGTTTCGCCGCTCGCGGCCCCGGCCGTGGGTGCCTCGCTGCTCGCCTTCATCATCGTGTATTTCATCATCTTCGCTGCCGGCGTGCTGTACATCCTGCGCCTGATGGCCGAGCCGCCGCATCCCGGCGAGCCGGGCCCGAGCAGCGAGCAGCCGGTCCGCACTGCCGGCATCACGCCGGCCGCCGGCGTCGTGCAGGGAGTGGTCGGATCATGA